One genomic window of Camelina sativa cultivar DH55 chromosome 5, Cs, whole genome shotgun sequence includes the following:
- the LOC104784909 gene encoding cytoplasmic tRNA 2-thiolation protein 1 isoform X2 codes for MDDIVKMIGLKNNCTFCGVFRRQALDRGAALLKVDKLVTGHNADDIAETVLLNILRGDIARLSRCTSITTGEDGPIPRCKPFKYTYEKEIVMYAYFKKLDYFSTECIYSPNAYRGFAREFIKDLERLRPRAILDIIKSGEDFRIATTTKMPEQGTCERCGYISSQKWCKACVLLEGLNRGLPKMGIGRPRGVNGDHKKETKKPGPAVKSIESKQCGSLDF; via the exons ATGGATGACATTGTAAAAATGATCGGTTTGAAGAACAATTGCACCTTTTGTGGTGTATTCCGTCGACAG GCACTTGATCGAGGAGCTGCGTTACTAAAAGTAGATAAGCTAGTCACTGGACATAATGCAGATGATATAGCCGAAACCGTTCTCTTGAACATATTGCGTGGGGATATTGCTAG ATTAAGTCGGTGCACATCGATTACTACTGGTGAAGATGGTCCCATTCCAAGATGTAAACCTTTCAAGTATACATACGAAAAGGAGATTGTCAT GTATGCTTATTTCAAGAAGCTGGACTACTTCTCTACTGAAT GCATTTACTCTCCTAATGCGTATCGTGGGTTTGCCCGTGAGTTCATCAAAGATTTGGAAAGACTAAG GCCAAGGGCGATCCTGGACATCATAAAATCTGGAGAAGATTTTAGAATAGCAACAACCACAAAGATGCCTGAGCAAGGAACGTGTGAGAGATGTGGGTATATTTCTAGCCAG AAATGGTGTAAAGCTTGTGTTTTGTTAGAAGGACTGAACCGTGGTTTACCTAAGATGGGTATTGGAAGACCCAGAGGCGTAAATGGTGATcataaaaaggaaacaaagaagcCTGGACCTGCTGTGAAATCTATAGAGAGCAAACAATGTGGATCTCTggatttctaa
- the LOC104784906 gene encoding protein YLS3-like yields the protein MKSWRINLMATAIALIMLATVVAAGDDKAKDKDECTEQLVGMATCLPYVQGQAKSPTPDCCSGLKQVLNSNKKCLCVIIQDRNDPDLGLQVNVSLALALPSVCHATADITKCPALLHLDPNSPDAQVFYQLAKGSNKTVSASAPTGSAPGPTSMPPTAGSDDGKNSGRTTSVPGSNHAQSFHKQWLGIEVVAHFFVVCYIFLLV from the exons atgaagtCATGGAGGATTAATCTAATGGCGACAGCAATAGCTTTGATAATGTTGGCTACGGTGGTGGCTGCTGGAGATGATAAGGCAAAAGATAAGGATGAATGTACTGAGCAGCTGGTGGGTATGGCCACGTGTCTTCCTTACGTGCAAGGACAGGCAAAATCTCCGACGCCGGACTGTTGCTCCGGCCTCAAACAAGTTCTTAATTCCAACAAGAAGTGTCTTTGTGTCATCATCCAAGACAGGAACGATCCTGATTTGGGTCTTCAGGTCAACGtctctctcgctctcgctcTTCCTTCTGTTTGCCACGCCACTGCTGACATAACTAAGTGCCCTG CTTTGCTCCACTTGGACCCCAATTCTCCAGATGCCCAAGTGTTCTACCAACTAGCTAAAGGTTCAAATAAAACCGTCTCAGCCTCTGCTCCCACTGGCTCGGCCCCTGGACCCACTAGCATGCCTCCGACCGCAGGATCCGATGATGGTAAAAACAGTGGTCGAACGACCTCTGTGCCAGGCTCGAACCACGCTCAAAGCTTCCATAAACAATGGCTAGGGATCGAAGTTGTTGCCCATTTCTTCGTAGTTTGTTATATTTTCCTCCTCGTATAG
- the LOC104784907 gene encoding protein YLS3-like: MESWRTILVAISIALIMATTVVGGGDDKAKNEEQCKEERLSMGTCLPYMKGQAKSPTPVCCSGLKQILDSEKNCICVIIQDRNDPALGLQINISLSYTLPSVCHVTADVAKCPAFLHLDPKSPEAQVFFQIDQALHKIGLASDPPSVPPTAGSDNNNSGRTTQFFGKQWLVVAHFFVIFCIFILL; the protein is encoded by the exons atggaatcatGGAGGACTATTCTAGTGGCGATATCAATAGCTTTAATAATGGCGACTACGGTGGTGGGAGGTGGAGACGATAAGGCAAAAAATGAAGAACAGTGTAAGGAAGAGCGTTTGAGTATGGGCACGTGTCTTCCTTACATGAAAGGACAAGCAAAATCTCCGACGCCGGTTTGTTGCTCCGGCCTCAAACAGATTCTAGATTCGGAGAAAAACTGTATTTGTGTTATCATCCAAGACAGAAACGATCCTGCTTTGGGTCTCCAGATCAATATATCTCTCTCTTACACTCTTCCTTCCGTTTGCCATGTCACTGCTGATGTCGCTAAATGCCCTG CTTTCCTTCACTTGGACCCAAAATCTCCAGAAGCCCAAGTGTTCTTTCAAATAGATCAAGCTTTACACAAAATCGGCCTAGCTTCTGACCCACCTAGCGTTCCTCCAACCGCAGGATCTGATAACAACAACAGTGGTCGGACGACCCAATTCTTTGGTAAACAATGGCTAGTTGTTGCCCATTTCTTcgtaatattttgtattttcatacTCCTTTAG
- the LOC104784901 gene encoding citrate synthase 4, mitochondrial yields the protein MVFFRSVSALSRLRSRVGQQSSLSNSVRWLQMQSSTDLDLKSQLQDLIPEQQDRLKKLKSEHGKVQLGNITVDMVIGGMRGMTGLLWETSLLDADEGIRFRGLSIPECQKVLPAAPSGAEPLPEGLLWLLLTGKVPSKEQVEALSKDLASRAAVPDYVYNAIDALPSTAHPMTQFASGVMALQVQSEFQKAYESGIHKSKFWEPTYEDCLNLIARVPVVAAYVYRRMYKNGDSIPSDKSLDYGANFSHMLGFDDEKMKELMRLYITIHSDHEGGNVSAHTGHLVGSALSDPYLSFAAALNGLAGPLHGLANQEVLLWIKSVVEECGENISKEQLKEYVWKTLNSGKVVPGYGHGVLRKTDPRYVCQREFALKHLPDDPLFQLVSKLYEVVPPVLTELGKVKNPWPNVDAHSGVLLNHYGLTEARYYTVLFGVSRSLGICSQLIWDRALGLALERPKSVTMDWLEAHCKKVSSA from the exons ATGGTGTTTTTCCGCAGCGTATCGGCCTTATCTAGGCTGAGGTCTCGTGTC GGGCAACAATCTTCGCTTAGCAATTCAGTTAGATGGCTTCAGATGCAGAGCTCTACCGACCTG GACCTGAAGTCGCAGCTACAGGATTTAATTCCGGAACAGCAG GACCGTCTGAAGAAACTGAAGTCAGAGCATGGGAAAGTCCAACTGGGAAACATCACTGTTGATATG GTTATTGGTGGGATGAGAGGGATGACTGGATTGCTTTGGGAAACCTCATTGCTTGATGCTGATGAG GGTATACGCTTTAGGGGCTTGTCAATTCCTGAGTGCCAAAAAGTATTACCTGCTGCCCCTTCTGGAGCTGAACCATTGCCAGAGGGTCTTCTATGGCTTCTTTTAACTGGAAAG GTACCTAGCAAAGAGCAAGTTGAAGCACTGTCGAAAGACTTGGCAAGCCGTGCTGCTGTGCCAG ATTATGTGTACAATGCCATCGATGCCCTGCCTTCCACAGCCCATCCAATGACTCAATTTGCTAGCGGTGTTATGGCTCTTCAG GTGCAAAGTGAGTTCCAAAAGGCCTATGAGAGTGGAATTCACAAGTCAAA GTTCTGGGAGCCAACATATGAGGATTGCCTCAACCTGATTGCTCGTGTTCCGGTTGTAGCTGCATATGTTTATAGGAG GATGTACAAGAATGGTGATTCCATCCCCTCTGATAAATCTTTGGATTATGGTGCAAATTTTTCCCATATGTTGGGATTTGATGATGAAAAGATGAAAGAGCTCATGAGGCTCTACATCACTATCCACAG TGATCATGAAGGAGGAAATGTTAGTGCGCACACTGGTCACCTG GTCGGTAGTGCACTTTCAGATCCATATCTGTCGTTTGCAGCTGCATTAAATGGTTTAGCTGGGCCACTCCATGGTTTGGCTAATCAG GAAGTTTTGCTTTGGATCAAATCAGTTGTCGAGGAATGTGGAGAAAACATATCGAAAGAGCAGTTGAAAGAATATGTTTGGAAGACATTAAACAGTGGCAAG GTTGTTCCAGGATATGGACACGGTGTTCTGCGCAAAACTGATCCAAGATACGTATGCCAAAGAGAGTTTGCCTTGAAGCATTTACCTGATGACCCTCTTTTCCAGCTG GTGTCAAAGCTTTATGAAGTTGTGCCTCCTGTTCTCACCGAGCTTGGAAAG GTGAAGAACCCGTGGCCAAATGTTGATGCTCACAGTGGGGTCTTGCTGAACCACTATGGTCTAACCGAAGCAAG GTACTACACCGTGCTCTTTGGTGTCTCAAGGAGTCTTGGCATCTGCTCACAG CTTATATGGGACAGAGCTCTTGGACTTGCACTAGAGAGGCCAAAGAGTGTTACCATGGACTGGCTTGAGGCCCACTGTAAGAAAGTTTCATCTGCTTAA
- the LOC104788773 gene encoding uncharacterized protein LOC104788773, which translates to MKPPVDYTLVGNTESLKIQQDGPSYFWQPVPPEGYQAVGLIVTNSSQKPPLDKLRCVRSDLTEQCEADTWIWGTNGVNISNLRPTTRGTQATGVSVGTFTWQTQNSPPLPLSCLKNTNFDFSTMPNESQIKELFQTYSPTVYFHPDEDYLPSSVNWYFNNGALLYKRGEESKPIPIESNGSNLPQGGSNDGSYWLDLPIDKNGKERVKKGDLQSTKVYLHIKPMLGATFTDISIWIFYPFNGPARAKVKFVNLPLGRIGEHIGDWEHATLRISNFTGELWRVFLSQHSGGVWIEACDLEFQGGGGSNKPVAYASLHGHAMYSKPGLVLQGDDGVGIRNDTAKSKKVIDTGLGYEVIAAEYDGGGVVEPPWVNYLRKWGPKIDYNVDDQVKSVERILPGFLKKAFVNFVRKIPNEVYGEDGPTGPKLKGNWAGDES; encoded by the coding sequence ATGAAACCCCCAGTAGATTACACCCTCGTCGGAAACACCGAGTCACTCAAGATCCAACAAGACGGACCTAGTTATTTCTGGCAGCCCGTTCCACCTGAAGGATATCAAGCCGTTGGTCTAATAGTCACAAACTCTTCACAAAAGCCACCTCTAGACAAACTACGCTGCGTTCGTTCCGATCTAACCGAACAATGTGAAGCTGATACATGGATATGGGGAACAAACGGAGTCAACATCTCAAATCTAAGACCAACCACAAGAGGAACACAAGCTACAGGTGTCTCTGTAGGTACATTTACATGGCAAACCCAAAACTCCCCTCCTTTACCATTATCTTGCTTAAAGAATACAAATTTCGACTTCTCTACAATGCCTAATGAGTCCCAAATCAAAGAACTGTTCCAAACTTATTCTCCAACGGTCTACTTCCACCCAGACGAAGACTATCTACCTTCCTCTGTTAACTGGTACTTCAACAACGGAGCATTGCTATACAAAAGAGGCGAAGAATCAAAACCAATCCCTATCGAATCAAACGGTTCTAATCTTCCACAAGGCGGATCAAACGATGGATCATACTGGCTAGATCTACCTATAGACAAAAACGgtaaagagagagttaaaaaaggAGACTTACAAAGCACAAAAGTGTATCTTCACATCAAACCAATGCTCGGAGCAACATTCACAGACATATCGATCTGGATCTTTTACCCTTTCAATGGTCCTGCACGAGCTAAAGTCAAATTCGTAAATCTACCGTTGGGGAGGATCGGAGAACACATTGGAGATTGGGAACACGCGACGTTACGGATCAGTAACTTCACCGGAGAGCTATGGCGAGTGTTTCTATCGCAGCACAGCGGTGGAGTTTGGATCGAAGCTTGCGATTTAGAGTTccaaggaggaggaggaagtaaCAAACCTGTAGCGTACGCATCGCTTCACGGACACGCGATGTATTCGAAACCTGGATTGGTGTTGCAAGGAGACGATGGGGTTGGGATAAGGAACGATACGGCGAAGAGTAAAAAAGTGATTGATACTGGATTAGGGTATGAGGTGATTGCGGCGGAGTATGACGGCGGAGGAGTGGTTGAGCCGCCGTGGGTTAATTATTTGAGGAAATGGGGACCCAAGATTGATTATAACGTTGATGATCAGGTTAAGAGCGTTGAGAGGATATTGCCTGGGTTTCTGAAAAAGGCCTTTGTTAACTTCGTTAGGAAGATTCCTAATGAGGTTTATGGTGAAGATGGGCCTACTGGGCCTAAACTTAAGGGAAACTGGGCTGGtgatgaaagttaa
- the LOC104784903 gene encoding probable E3 ubiquitin-protein ligase RHC2A, with the protein MSSSSTQNQLELQEYTCQECDIILSVLSSSPPSSPHCPQCNLVSSFTSSTPFGVSPDDDDDDDDDDDDDNEDDEEARILDPITTVLISSSMLSSSDESSLLCTICREDFVVGEPAWKLPCNHLYHEDCIVPWLTSQNSCPLCRFELSVESTEDDSGLTLWFDVLTLEDELEEDTGVTLNYQSLDG; encoded by the exons ATGTCGTCCTCCTCTACCCAAAACCAATTGGAGCTGCAGGAGTACACCTGTCAAGAATGTGACATCATCCTTTCGGTTCTCTCATCATCTCCCCCTTCCTCTCCACATTGTCCTCAGTGTAATCTCGTgtcttcttttacttcttcGACCCCTTTTGGAGTTAgtcctgatgatgatgatgatgatgatgatgatgatgatgatgataacgaaGACGACGAGGAGGCTCGAATTCTCGATCCAATTACGACCGTTCTGATCTCATCTTCAATGCTGTCCTCATCAGACGAATCTTCTTTACTTTGCACCATTTGCAGGGAAGATTTCGTCGTCGGAGAACCTGCCTGGAAATTGCCATGCAACCATTTGTACCATGAAGATTGCATTGTTCCTTGGCTCACAAGTCAAAACTCGTGTCCTCTCTGTCGATTTGAGCTGTCGGTTGAATCTACTGAGGACGACAGTGGTCTAACCTTGTGGTTCGATGTATTGACCCTAGAGGACGAGTT agaagaagatacggGAGTCACTCTCAATTACCAAAGTTTAGACGGCTAA
- the LOC104784905 gene encoding uncharacterized protein LOC104784905, with translation MGVVVIDGSTVRSFVEDEEQFKKSVNDRFAALDLNKDGVLSRSELRKAFESMRLLESHFGVDVVTPPDELTKLYDSIFAKFDTDQSGSVDLEEFGSEMKKIVLAIADGLGSCPITMVLDDGEDNILKKAADLEASKLQKKASS, from the coding sequence atgggagtaGTAGTGATCGATGGATCAACGGTACGATCATTTGTGGAAGACGAAGAGCAATTCAAGAAGAGCGTCAACGATAGGTTCGCGGCTTTGGATCTGAACAAAGACGGCGTTTTATCGAGATCGGAGCTACGAAAGGCGTTCGAATCGATGAGGCTGCTTGAATCGCACTTCGGAGTTGATGTGGTGACTCCTCCTGACGAGCTGACGAAGCTCTACGACTCGATCTTCGCGAAGTTTGATACGGATCAGAGCGGTTCAGTGGATCTAGAGGAGTTTGGAtcggagatgaagaagatcgTGCTTGCGATCGCTGATGGGCTCGGGTCTTGTCCGATTACGATGGTTTTGGATGATGGTGAGGATAATATCTTGAAGAAAGCTGCTGATTTGGAAGCTTCTAAGCTTCAGAAGAAGGCTTCTTCGTGa
- the LOC104784908 gene encoding major facilitator superfamily domain-containing protein 12-like isoform X1 — MTSPVIVGRNDEEEEDPSTKPLGRLSVFYYGVGHMLNDITASCWFTYLLLFLTQIGLSPRDAAIVMLSGQVADGFATVFVGELIDRFGHFKIWHAAGSLLVAVSFSSVFGGCLPCTLLNSNSLTVETLSYSMFAAIFNIGWAATQVSHMAMVNCITLNSTSRVALTSSRNAFSMVANLGLYAIALVVFGVSEAGTKENTETQYRWIAYSSITVGCCFVVIFLMGTKEPRLRIDLRETSRARIPWSYWFRKILYYQVAMVYLLTRLVLNVSQAYLAFFVIDDLQMAQSAKALIPAIIYICSFVVSVMLQEIPWNGKRLKAYYCAGGIIWIFCGVAILLLSRSINIYMYAISIFIGIANALMLVTAISMQSVLIGSELGGCAFVCGSLSFLDKMSCGLALYVLQSHQSTSPKVDVNINQHFYFSVTRYGLGLVPAVCSLIGVVVTYFMELDSTILKPLRQPLLLE, encoded by the exons ATGACGTCACCTGTGATTGTCGGAAGGAacgatgaggaggaagaggatcCATCGACGAAACCACTTGGAAGGTTGTCTGTGTTCTACTATGGAGTTGGACATATGCTTAATGACATTACTGCTTCTTGTTGGTTCACTTACCTCCTCTTGTTTTTAACCCAAATCGGCCTCTCTCCAAG gGATGCTGCAATTGTCATGCTCTCTGGTCAAGTTGCAGATGGTTTTGCTACTGTCTTCGTTGGTGAATTG ATTGACAGATTTGGGCATTTCAAAATTTGGCATGCTGCAGGATCCTTACTAGTTGCTGTCTCATTTTCATCTGTCTTTGGCGGTTGTTTGCCTTGTACACTCCTCAACAGTAACTCTTTAACTGTTGAAACATTATCGTACAGTATGTTTGCAGCTATCTTCAATATAGGATGGGCTGCTACTCAGGTTTCtcacat GGCTATGGTCAATTGCATTACACTGAACTCAACAAGCAGAGTAGCATTAACAAGCTCCCGTAACGCGTTTAGCATG GTTGCTAATTTAGGCTTATACGCGATTGCTTTAGTTGTATTTGGTGTTAGTGAGGCCGGGACAAAAGAAAATACCGAAACTCAG TATCGTTGGATTGCTTACTCATCCATTACCGTTGGCTGTTGCTTTGTGGTCATATTTCTTATGGGGACAAAGGAACCAAG GCTGCGGATAGATCTAAGAGAAACTAGCCGAGCAAGAATACCGTGGTCTTATTGGTTCCGTAAAATTCTGTACTATCAAGTTGCTATGGTTTATCTCCTCACTCGATTAGTATTGAATGTTTCTCAG GCATATCTTGCATTCTTTGTTATTGATGATTTGCAAATGGCTCAATCCGCTAAAGCTCTG ATCCCTGCAATAATCTACATCTGCAGCTTCGTTGTATCGGTTATGCTTCAG GAGATTCCATGGAATGGAAAACGCCTCAAGGCATATTATTGTGCGGGTGGTATCATTTGGATATTCTGCGGTGTAGCAATCCTCTTATTGTCCAGAAGCATTAACATTTACATGTATGCCATCTCTATCTTTATCGGCATCGCAAATGCATTAATGCTG GTGACAGCAATCAGTATGCAGAGTGTGTTGATTGGTTCAGAACTCGGTGGATGTGCTTTCGTTTGTGGGTCATTAAGCTTCTTAGACAAAATGTCATGTGGGCTTGCTTTATATGTTCTTCAGTCACATCAAa GCACTTCACCAAAGGTCGATGTAAACATCAACCAACATTTTTACTTCTCGGTGACAAGATATGGGTTAGGACTTGTTCCAGCTGTATGCTCGCTTATTGGAGTTGTTGTAACATATTTTATGGAACTCGATAGCACAATTCTAAAGCCTCTGCGTCAACCACTACTACTAGAATGA
- the LOC104784908 gene encoding major facilitator superfamily domain-containing protein 12-like isoform X2 translates to MTSPVIVGRNDEEEEDPSTKPLGRLSVFYYGVGHMLNDITASCWFTYLLLFLTQIGLSPRDAAIVMLSGQVADGFATVFVGELIDRFGHFKIWHAAGSLLVAVSFSSVFGGCLPCTLLNSNSLTVETLSYSMFAAIFNIGWAATQVSHMAMVNCITLNSTSRVALTSSRNAFSMVANLGLYAIALVVFGVSEAGTKENTETQEPRLRIDLRETSRARIPWSYWFRKILYYQVAMVYLLTRLVLNVSQAYLAFFVIDDLQMAQSAKALIPAIIYICSFVVSVMLQEIPWNGKRLKAYYCAGGIIWIFCGVAILLLSRSINIYMYAISIFIGIANALMLVTAISMQSVLIGSELGGCAFVCGSLSFLDKMSCGLALYVLQSHQSTSPKVDVNINQHFYFSVTRYGLGLVPAVCSLIGVVVTYFMELDSTILKPLRQPLLLE, encoded by the exons ATGACGTCACCTGTGATTGTCGGAAGGAacgatgaggaggaagaggatcCATCGACGAAACCACTTGGAAGGTTGTCTGTGTTCTACTATGGAGTTGGACATATGCTTAATGACATTACTGCTTCTTGTTGGTTCACTTACCTCCTCTTGTTTTTAACCCAAATCGGCCTCTCTCCAAG gGATGCTGCAATTGTCATGCTCTCTGGTCAAGTTGCAGATGGTTTTGCTACTGTCTTCGTTGGTGAATTG ATTGACAGATTTGGGCATTTCAAAATTTGGCATGCTGCAGGATCCTTACTAGTTGCTGTCTCATTTTCATCTGTCTTTGGCGGTTGTTTGCCTTGTACACTCCTCAACAGTAACTCTTTAACTGTTGAAACATTATCGTACAGTATGTTTGCAGCTATCTTCAATATAGGATGGGCTGCTACTCAGGTTTCtcacat GGCTATGGTCAATTGCATTACACTGAACTCAACAAGCAGAGTAGCATTAACAAGCTCCCGTAACGCGTTTAGCATG GTTGCTAATTTAGGCTTATACGCGATTGCTTTAGTTGTATTTGGTGTTAGTGAGGCCGGGACAAAAGAAAATACCGAAACTCAG GAACCAAG GCTGCGGATAGATCTAAGAGAAACTAGCCGAGCAAGAATACCGTGGTCTTATTGGTTCCGTAAAATTCTGTACTATCAAGTTGCTATGGTTTATCTCCTCACTCGATTAGTATTGAATGTTTCTCAG GCATATCTTGCATTCTTTGTTATTGATGATTTGCAAATGGCTCAATCCGCTAAAGCTCTG ATCCCTGCAATAATCTACATCTGCAGCTTCGTTGTATCGGTTATGCTTCAG GAGATTCCATGGAATGGAAAACGCCTCAAGGCATATTATTGTGCGGGTGGTATCATTTGGATATTCTGCGGTGTAGCAATCCTCTTATTGTCCAGAAGCATTAACATTTACATGTATGCCATCTCTATCTTTATCGGCATCGCAAATGCATTAATGCTG GTGACAGCAATCAGTATGCAGAGTGTGTTGATTGGTTCAGAACTCGGTGGATGTGCTTTCGTTTGTGGGTCATTAAGCTTCTTAGACAAAATGTCATGTGGGCTTGCTTTATATGTTCTTCAGTCACATCAAa GCACTTCACCAAAGGTCGATGTAAACATCAACCAACATTTTTACTTCTCGGTGACAAGATATGGGTTAGGACTTGTTCCAGCTGTATGCTCGCTTATTGGAGTTGTTGTAACATATTTTATGGAACTCGATAGCACAATTCTAAAGCCTCTGCGTCAACCACTACTACTAGAATGA
- the LOC104784909 gene encoding cytoplasmic tRNA 2-thiolation protein 1 isoform X1, which produces MEAKSKKSGATRLCCLCNLRRPVLKRPKTLQQICRECFYEVFEEEIHQVIVQNRLFKSGERVAIGASGGKDSTVLAYVLSELNRRHNYGLDLFLLSIDEGITGYRDDSLETVKRNEVQYGLPLQIVSYKDLYGWTMDDIVKMIGLKNNCTFCGVFRRQALDRGAALLKVDKLVTGHNADDIAETVLLNILRGDIARLSRCTSITTGEDGPIPRCKPFKYTYEKEIVMYAYFKKLDYFSTECIYSPNAYRGFAREFIKDLERLRPRAILDIIKSGEDFRIATTTKMPEQGTCERCGYISSQKWCKACVLLEGLNRGLPKMGIGRPRGVNGDHKKETKKPGPAVKSIESKQCGSLDF; this is translated from the exons ATGGAGGCCAAGAGTAAGAAATCAGGAGCCACTCGTCTCTGCTGCTTATGCAACCTGAGACGTCCCGTTCTCAAACGTCCCAAAACCCTTCAACAG ATATGCAGAGAGTGTTTCTATGAGGTTTTTGAGGAGGAGATTCATCAAGTCATTGTTCAGAATCGTTTATTCAAATCCGGTGAACGAGTTGCTATAGGTGCCTCTGGTGGAAAAG ATTCTACAGTTCTAGCATATGTGTTATCAGAACTAAACAGACGGCACAATTACGGATtggatctctttctcttgtcCATAGATGAAGGCATTACGGGTTATCGTGATGATTCACTTGAGACCGTTAAACGGAACGAAGTCCAA tATGGTTTGCCTCTTCAGATTGTTTCATACAAAGATCTGTATGGATGGACAATGGATGACATTGTAAAAATGATCGGTTTGAAGAACAATTGCACCTTTTGTGGTGTATTCCGTCGACAG GCACTTGATCGAGGAGCTGCGTTACTAAAAGTAGATAAGCTAGTCACTGGACATAATGCAGATGATATAGCCGAAACCGTTCTCTTGAACATATTGCGTGGGGATATTGCTAG ATTAAGTCGGTGCACATCGATTACTACTGGTGAAGATGGTCCCATTCCAAGATGTAAACCTTTCAAGTATACATACGAAAAGGAGATTGTCAT GTATGCTTATTTCAAGAAGCTGGACTACTTCTCTACTGAAT GCATTTACTCTCCTAATGCGTATCGTGGGTTTGCCCGTGAGTTCATCAAAGATTTGGAAAGACTAAG GCCAAGGGCGATCCTGGACATCATAAAATCTGGAGAAGATTTTAGAATAGCAACAACCACAAAGATGCCTGAGCAAGGAACGTGTGAGAGATGTGGGTATATTTCTAGCCAG AAATGGTGTAAAGCTTGTGTTTTGTTAGAAGGACTGAACCGTGGTTTACCTAAGATGGGTATTGGAAGACCCAGAGGCGTAAATGGTGATcataaaaaggaaacaaagaagcCTGGACCTGCTGTGAAATCTATAGAGAGCAAACAATGTGGATCTCTggatttctaa
- the LOC104784902 gene encoding VQ motif-containing protein 18-like gives MEITQYQSFNEGSSSRVSMNRNSQVISKIKPKIRIIHIFAPEVIKTDVKNFRSLVQSLTGKQAAGEAKTGKKRSKPRIPASHEPACGDHQQVNRLSGFSGLLANGGNQQVKEEWGSGDQSTSNTNTYFDLEGLIQDVGEDYFSSFPMRSSSTSQLEGFMYNNNNSNNFDTKGHNSS, from the coding sequence atggagatCACTCAATATCAAAGTTTCAATGAAGGTTCGAGTTCTAGGGTTTCCATGAATAGAAACTCACAAGTAATATCCAAGATCAAGCCCAAGATTCGCATAATCCATATATTCGCACCGGAGGTCATCAAGACTGACGTCAAGAACTTCCGTTCACTCGTCCAGAGCCTAACCGGGAAACAAGCGGCCGGAGAGGCCAAAACCGGGAAAAAGAGATCTAAACCGAGAATTCCAGCGTCCCATGAACCGGCTTGCGGAGATCATCAGCAGGTCAACCGGCTATCGGGTTTCTCCGGTTTATTAGCAAACGGAGGAAACCAACAGGTGAAAGAAGAGTGGGGGTCAGGTGATCAGAGCACTTCGAATACAAACACTTACTTTGACCTAGAAGGTTTGATTCAAGATGTCGGAGAAGATTACTTCTCTTCCTTCCCCATGAGATCTTCTTCTACTTCACAACTCGAAGGTTTCatgtacaacaacaacaacagcaacaacttCGATACAAAGGGTCATAACTCGTCCTAA